The DNA sequence CTTCTTTACTGTCATCGATCGATGCCTTCTCGGCGTCGAGGTTGATATTCTTCTTGATGAAAACCACTGCCCGATAAGCGCCCGTGGTCACGGCCTGGGTCGCGGCCCCGGTGAACCAGTAGATTACCGCGCCGCCCATGAGAAGCCCAAGGATGATTTTGGGATTGACGAGACTTAAATGGGCAATGACATTGCCGTAGAGGTTTTCAAGGAGGATGATGATGCCGAAGACCATGGTGGTGGCGCCCACAACGGCGGTACCGATGAGCACCGGCTTGGCCGTGGCTTTAAACGTGTTTCCTGCGCCGTCTGCCTCTTCGAGATAGTCTTTGCCGTTCTCAAAGTCAGGGTCGAAACCGAAATCTTTCTTAATCTCTGCTTTTACGTTGGGAACACTTTCAATCCGGGAAAGCTCGTACACGGACTGTGCGTTATCGGAAACCGGGCCGAAGCTGTCCACGCAGATCGTTACAGGGCCCATGCCGAGGAAACCGAACGCCACAAGACCGAACGCGAAAACCGGTGCGGCGAAAGAGAATTTGGCAGGCATGATGGCGAGAATTGAGGGGTGCTGAGATACGAGATAGGCCACGAACATGAGAACGAGGATCGTGAGTCCTTCCCAGAAGGCTGAGAAGTTACCGGCGACAAACCCGGAGAGGATGTCAAGCGATGCGCCGCCGTGCCGGGCCGCGCCCACCACTTCCTGAACATGGCGCGATTTTGTGCTCGTAAATACCTTGGTAAACTCGGGGATCAGAGCGCCCGCTATGGTGCCGCAACTGATGATGATCGAGAGCGTCCACCAGAGGTCAGCCAGAGGGCCAGGCATGCCGGAAAGGAGCGTGTAGCTTGCCCAGAAGGTGACGATAATCGAGATGATCGAAGTGATCCACACGAGGTTTGTGAGCGGTTGCTCGAAGTTGAATTTCTTCTTGGCGCCATAGAGCGAACTCGTAATGCCGCTGTTTATGAAGTAGGAAACGAGAGACGTGAGGATCATGAGAATACGCATTGCGAATATCCAGATGATGAGTGTCCCTGACATAGCTGAATTTGCAGCAAGAGCAAGCGCCAGAAAGGCGATGAGTGCCACGCCGGTCACACCGTAGGTCTCGAAACCATCGGCAGTCGGGCCCACGCTGTCACCAGCGTTGTCACCGGTACAGTCGGCAATAACACCGGGGTTCTTGGGATCGTCTTCAGGAAGGTGAAATACGATCTTCATAAGGTCGGAGCCGATGTCCGCGATCTTGGTGAAGATACCACCGCAGATTCTGAGTGCGCTTGCGCCAAGTGACTCACCGATAGCAAAACCGATAAAGCAGGGTCCAGGCTCCTTGAGGAAAACCAGGATACAGATCATGAAGAAAAGTTCCACTGAGACGAGAAGCAGACCCACGCTCATACCTGATTTCGTGGGAATCTTCACCACATCCACAGGCTTGCCCGTGAGCGATGCGAACGCAGTCCTGGAGTTTGCCTTGGTGTTGATACGCATGCCGAACCAGGCCACGCCGTAAGAACCGAGAATGCCGAGGATCGAGCTCAACAGAATCACGACCATGGAGCCCACGGCCTTGCCCTGCAGGCCCATGAAGTAATAGGTCATACAGATGCCAATAAGGATCCATAAGATGATCAGGAACTTTCCCTGCTGGGCGAGGTATGATTTACAGGTTTCCCAGATGATATTTGAAACATCAAGCATGGACTTGTGGACCGGGAGGTTCCCCGTCTGCTTGTACTGGACCATCGCAAATAGTAGACCGATGAAACAGACAACGATTCCGAAATACATGATGTGAAGACCGCTTAAGCCGCCGAAGGCGCTGAACTGCACCGTACTCAGGTTGGGAAGTACGATGTCCGCTTCACTCGCTAAGGCCGGGGAAGCGAAAAGCGCCGCAGCGAAGAGAAGAAGTGCCGCGCTGAACCCTTTCTTGAAAGTCATCTATAACCTCCTTTAAGAATTTTATTGGATAAACTGATGCCGTCTATGAATCATGGACCTTGATTTCCTATATTATTAAACATTTTCTTTTTTCATTGTCAATGAAACTTATGAAATAATTCACAATATAACACAAGCTCGGTCCGATGTACGCTTGATGCATGACATTCCTGAAAAGTCTTTCGCGCCTCACATTGGGGAGGATCCTCAAATGATATACATGAAATTACAAAGGGTTCTGCCGCGAAGAGGCGAAATGGGACTCCTATGGCATAAGGCGGTGTCTAAAGGCCGATCCCGTCGATAGTCGCGCCGCAATACACGCATGAGCTGCCCTTGATGTTATACTCAAGAATGCCGTATCCGTATCGCTTGATCACTGCCTTCTTGCAATTGTAGCAGTATGTGTGCTCGCCGTCTGAACCGGGGATATTGCCCTCGTAAACGTATCTCAAACCCGCCTCGAGCCCTAACTCCCGGGCGCGCTTTAATGTCTCGGGACTGGTTCGTTTAGCATCAAGGAGCTTGTATGTCGGATAGAAGGCACTTACGTGCCACGGGACCTGGGGCCCCAACTCATCCATGATGAATCTCGCTATGGCGCGAAGCGCCTCTTCCTTGTCGTTGTAACCCGGTATAATAAGGGTAGTCAGCTCTATCCAGATGTCGAGCTTCCTATAAGTCCTTATCGTATCCAGGACCTTGGACAATTCCGCCTTGCAGATTTTCTTGTAGAATGATTCGTCAAAGCCCTTGAGATCAATGTTGGCCGCATCGAGGTACGGTT is a window from the Syntrophorhabdaceae bacterium genome containing:
- a CDS encoding sodium-translocating pyrophosphatase; its protein translation is MTFKKGFSAALLLFAAALFASPALASEADIVLPNLSTVQFSAFGGLSGLHIMYFGIVVCFIGLLFAMVQYKQTGNLPVHKSMLDVSNIIWETCKSYLAQQGKFLIILWILIGICMTYYFMGLQGKAVGSMVVILLSSILGILGSYGVAWFGMRINTKANSRTAFASLTGKPVDVVKIPTKSGMSVGLLLVSVELFFMICILVFLKEPGPCFIGFAIGESLGASALRICGGIFTKIADIGSDLMKIVFHLPEDDPKNPGVIADCTGDNAGDSVGPTADGFETYGVTGVALIAFLALALAANSAMSGTLIIWIFAMRILMILTSLVSYFINSGITSSLYGAKKKFNFEQPLTNLVWITSIISIIVTFWASYTLLSGMPGPLADLWWTLSIIISCGTIAGALIPEFTKVFTSTKSRHVQEVVGAARHGGASLDILSGFVAGNFSAFWEGLTILVLMFVAYLVSQHPSILAIMPAKFSFAAPVFAFGLVAFGFLGMGPVTICVDSFGPVSDNAQSVYELSRIESVPNVKAEIKKDFGFDPDFENGKDYLEEADGAGNTFKATAKPVLIGTAVVGATTMVFGIIILLENLYGNVIAHLSLVNPKIILGLLMGGAVIYWFTGAATQAVTTGAYRAVVFIKKNINLDAEKASIDDSKEVVRICTVYAQKGMWNIFIVVFFMALALSFFDSYFFIGYLIAIAFFGLFQAIFMANAGGAWDNAKKIVEVDLKEKGTPLHEATVVGDTVGD